In Campylobacter sp. MIT 12-8780, the genomic stretch CATTGACTTTTTGTTTTTTTTTTTTTGATAAATTTGAAATCATTTTTTTACAAAGGATTTCTATGAAAAGTTTAAAACTTTTAACTTCAACCCTCATCTTAGGTGCTGTGCTTACAGCTTGCTCTTCTGATTCAGACTCTGGAAATTTTAAACCAAAAAATGAAATTCAAGAAGACATTCTTACATTGTATGTAACTAAAGAAATGGATAAAGCTCAAAAAAACAAAACCTTAAGCTATGAAGAAATAAAAGCAAAATACAATATCCCAACAAATGCTAAAATTTGTAAATATGAGAGTATTTCTGGCTATGTATATAACATAGTATTTGCTGATAGTGTAGAAGAATATGAAAATTTCTTAAAGTCTGGCAAGTATGATAGAATTTATATCCCTATTTTTTACATAAATCATTATGTTATTGGCGGAAAAGAGGGTGAAACAAAAGATTCTTTTAAAGTTATGGATTATAATAATAAACTTTCATTGCAAGATAATGAATTTTCAGCATCAAAAATCGATCCAAAAACTTGCGAATAAACAAAAACAAGAGGCAAATTCTGCCTCTTGAAAAAATACAACTCTTAAAATTCAGCCATAACACATAAAACAAAAACTATATTTTAAATTTTAAAAAGATACAACAACGCACACAATTTCTTTAATACTTTTAAAATTGGAACGAAAATTGCTTTTAAGCTTTTAAATTTAAAGACAAGGAAAGACAAATGAAAGCAGCGTTGATGATACTTGCACTTTGTATCGCAAGCTTTGCGGTGCAGGTTAAGGATGTGGCAAACACCGTTGGGGTGCGTGATAATCAGCTTATAGGATATGGGCTTGTAGTGGGGTTAAATGGCAGCGGAGATGGCACAAACTCACAATTTACCATTCAATCCATATCAAATTTACTTCAAGGTATGAATATAAAAGTCAATCCAGACGACATAAAGTCTAAAAACACCGCAGCTGTTATGGTTACAGCAAAATTACCGGCTTTTGCAAAAAGTGGGGATAAACTTGATATAACCGTTTCTTCTATGGGCGATGCAAAGTCTTTGCAAGGTGGCACACTTTTGCTTACAGCATTAAGGGGGATAGATGGTGAAATTTATGCTATCGCTCAAGGCGTTGTTTCAACAGGAGGCATTACAGGAGGAGCTGGCGGACGCGGCGGCAATCACTCTACAAGCGCTTCTGTTTTAGCTGGAGCAAGTGTTGAGCGAGAAATTCCTCAAAATTTCAGTCAAAATGATAATCTTACTCTAAGCCTTAAAACAGCAAGCTTTAAAACAGCAAATGATATAGAAAAGGCATTAAATTTCGCTTTTGATAGCGAGATCGCTCAAGCACTTGATTCACGCACCATTCGCCTTACAAAACCAGATGAAGTTTCATCGGTTGAATTTATGGCAAGGGTTTTAGAACAAGACATAGACTTTGTGCCAGAAAATAAAGTCGTTATTGATGAGCGAAGTGGAACTATCATCTCTGGAGTAAATGTCGAGGTTGAGCCTATCTTAATCACGCATAAAGAAATCACCATCAAAATAGAACCAAACACTCAAGCACCACTAGCAGCAAACGAACTTGATATGAAAGATGGCGGTATCATCGATCCTACATCAAATACCCTAAGGATCAACGCAAATAAAACAACCGTAGCAAATGTAGCAAGAATGCTTAATAAACTCGGTGCAAGCCCAAATGATATTATTTCTATCATGCAAAACCTCAAAAGAGCAGGGGCTATTAACGCTGATTTGGAGGTGATTTGATGAAGGTGGATAATTTTATGGCAAGTTTTAATGCTCATACGCCAAATTTATATAGTGCTAACGCGAGCAAGGCTTTTAAAAATGAGGTTGAGTCGAGCAAAACACAAAGCCAAACACAAGAAGATGTTGAGTTTGATAAGGCTTTAAAGGAGCAAACTGACGCGTTTGAAGCCTTTTTGATTAAAACCGTGCTTGATATTTCGATGAAAAATAAGGCTTCGATTTTTGAAAAAGATGCAAGTGATGATATCTATACTTCTATGTATAATGATACCATGAGTAAGGCTTTAAGTGGTGGAATGGGCTTTTCGCAATTATTGTTTAATTTTTTGAAAGAAAGGGCTTAAGTTTTTTCGCATTTAGTCGATCTAGCTTGTAGAAAAGAATACTTAAGGGAGTCTAGGATGATAAATGCGCTTACACAAAGCTTCGTAGGAAGCACGGCGACAAATGTTTCGCAACTAAATAAAGAGTCAAAAACAAATGAGACTCAAAAAACGGAAAATGAAAGGCTATCAAAACTAGCCGATCAGATCAAAAAAGGCGAATATAAGCTTGATATGAACGCAACCGCTCAAGCTATCAGCGATTCGCTACTTTAACAAGATCATTTCCCTTTTTTTGAGTTTGGGCTCTAAGAAAGGGAAAAAATGATCAAGGATTATCTTCGTAAAAGCAACGAGCTTTTAGACGAGCTTATCTCTCAAACGCAACTTGATATAGCCAATATCAAAGAAGGAAAACACAAAAGTGTTCCTGAAAGTGTTGAAAACAAAAACCGACTTATAGCTGAATTTAAGGCTGTGAAAAAACAGCTTGATGATACTCTTATTTCTTTAAGTGATAATGGGAAGAAAAACCTTGCTGAATTGCTTGATGAGGAGGATAAAGCTGAACTTGGAAATTTTAAAAACAAGCTTGAAAGCCTCCATACTATCAATAAAGAATACGCCAAACTTGTAATCGTTGTAAAAAATTTCTTTGATGGACTTTTAAACAATATGTTTGATCAAGGAAGTGGAACGAATAATGCTTATACAAATTCAAAGACAGATGTAGCTTCTCTTTTTAAGCTCAATGTATAAAGGATAAATCATGAGTATATTTGCTACTTTAAATAAGGGTGTTACAGGATTAAAAGCCTCAGAAATTCAAATCGCTACTGCAGGAAACAACATCTCAAATACCAACAGCACTTTTTATACGCGTCAAAGAGTGATACAAACGACTGCTGGGCATTATAATGTGCAAGGTGGCTTAGAAATCGGTATGGGGACAAATGTCGAAACCATAGTTAGACT encodes the following:
- a CDS encoding flagellar biosynthesis anti-sigma factor FlgM, which codes for MINALTQSFVGSTATNVSQLNKESKTNETQKTENERLSKLADQIKKGEYKLDMNATAQAISDSLL
- the flgN gene encoding flagellar export chaperone FlgN → MIKDYLRKSNELLDELISQTQLDIANIKEGKHKSVPESVENKNRLIAEFKAVKKQLDDTLISLSDNGKKNLAELLDEEDKAELGNFKNKLESLHTINKEYAKLVIVVKNFFDGLLNNMFDQGSGTNNAYTNSKTDVASLFKLNV
- a CDS encoding flagellar basal body P-ring protein FlgI, whose amino-acid sequence is MKAALMILALCIASFAVQVKDVANTVGVRDNQLIGYGLVVGLNGSGDGTNSQFTIQSISNLLQGMNIKVNPDDIKSKNTAAVMVTAKLPAFAKSGDKLDITVSSMGDAKSLQGGTLLLTALRGIDGEIYAIAQGVVSTGGITGGAGGRGGNHSTSASVLAGASVEREIPQNFSQNDNLTLSLKTASFKTANDIEKALNFAFDSEIAQALDSRTIRLTKPDEVSSVEFMARVLEQDIDFVPENKVVIDERSGTIISGVNVEVEPILITHKEITIKIEPNTQAPLAANELDMKDGGIIDPTSNTLRINANKTTVANVARMLNKLGASPNDIISIMQNLKRAGAINADLEVI